The Budorcas taxicolor isolate Tak-1 chromosome 5, Takin1.1, whole genome shotgun sequence genome includes a window with the following:
- the LOC128048990 gene encoding keratin, type II cytoskeletal 2 oral-like, whose product MSCVARSGGAGAGVCGSRGRAGGFGSRSLYNLGDNKSISISVAGSRAGGFGGGRSSCISGCGGGYGGGYGGGICGVRGMGSGYGGVGGFGGTSSFGGPVSYGSSVCPGGIQEVTINQSLLQPLNVEINPQIGQVKAQEREQIKTLNNKFASFIDKVRFLEQQSKVLETKWDLLQQRTAGLGSSLGSRGLEPLFESYINCLRRQLDSALAEKGNLEGELRNMQDLVEDFRKKYEDEINKRTVAENEFIGLKKDVDAAFMNKVELQAKVDGLTDEINFLRTLCETELTQMQNHLHDMSVVLSMDNNHCLDLDCIINEVKAQYEDIAQKSKAEAEALYKTKLGELENKSSRHGEDLKSTKNEIMELNWMIPRLQAEIENVKKQNANLQNAIADAEQRGELALKDANAKLQELQAALQQAKDDLARLVCDYQELMNVRLALDVEIATYRKLLESEECR is encoded by the exons atgagcTGTGTGGCCCGCTCTGGAGGAGCTGGCGCAGGGGTCTGTGGGTCCCGGGGCAGAGCAGGTGGCTTTGGCAGTCGCAGCCTCTACAACCTGGGTGACAATAAGAGCATCTCCATCAGCGTGGCTGGCTCCCGGGCTGGTGGCTTTGGGGGAGGGCGCAGCAGCTGCATCAGTGGCTGTGGAGGTGGTTATGGAGGTGGTTATGGAGGTGGCATTTGTGGAGTCAGAGGAATGGGCAGTGGTTATGGGGGGGTTGGTGGCTTTGGAGGGACTAGTAGCTTTGGTGGGCCTGTTAGCTATGGCTCTAGTGTCTGCCCTGGGGGAATCCAGGAAGTGACCATCAACCAGAGCCTCCTGCAGCCCCTCAATGTGGAGATCAACCCCCAGATTGGGCAAGTAaaggcccaggagagggagcAGATCAAGACCCTCAACAACAAGTTCGCCTCCTTCATTGACAAG GTGCGGTTCCTGGAACAGCAGAGCAAGGTCCTGGAAACCAAGTGGGACCTGCTCCAGCAGCGGACTGCGGGCTTGGGCTCCAGCTTGGGCTCCAGAGGACTGGAGCCTTTATTTGAAAGCTACATCAACTGCCTGCGCAGGCAGCTGGATTCGGCTCTGGCAGAAAAGGGGAATCTGGAAGGAGAGCTAAGGAACATGCAGGACCTGGTGGAAGACTTCAGAAAGAA GTATGAAGATGAGATCAACAAGCGTACTGTTGCAGAGAATGAGTTTATAGGGCTCAAGAAG GATGTGGATGCAGCGTTCATGAACAAGGTGGAGCTTCAGGCCAAGGTGGATGGTCTGACAGATGAAATCAACTTCCTGAGGACCCTCTGTGAGACG GAACTGACCCAGATGCAGAATCACCTTCATGACATGTCCGTGGTCCTGTCCATGGACAACAATCACTGCCTGGACCTGGACTGCATCATCAATGAGGTCAAGGCCCAGTACGAGGACATCGCGCAGAAGAGCAAGGCCGAGGCTGAGGCCCTGTACAAGACCAAG CTTGGAGAGCTGGAGAACAAGTCCAGCAGGCATGGGGAAGACCTGAAGAGCACCAAGAATGAGATCATGGAGCTCAACTGGATGATCCCGAGGCTGCAGGCTGAGATTGAGAATGTCAAGAAGCAG AATGCCAACCTGCAGAATGCTATTGCTGATGCTGAGCAGCGTGGGGAGCTGGCCCTCAAGGATGCCAATGCCAAGCTCCAAGAACTGCAGGCTGCCCTTCAGCAGGCCAAGGATGACCTGGCCCGGCTGGTGTGTGACTACCAGGAGTTGATGAATGTCAGACTGGCTCTGGATGTGGAGATTGCCACCTACCGCAAGCTGCTGGAGAGTGAGGAGTgcaggtga